The following coding sequences lie in one Phragmites australis chromosome 8, lpPhrAust1.1, whole genome shotgun sequence genomic window:
- the LOC133926746 gene encoding uncharacterized protein LOC133926746 isoform X7, translated as MGIGRKRRRVGGELSRVAEIVMVLAAAGQARSGRAPTAAERALAAEVRGTLVAAVEEVAWPRELFQREAVSALVEDLGLTHARDPAAVGYRPRRASIADRVVLTKRKMEEVKEALVHSTTNVPKTTISSGKTGFQLGASKSTTGSPRNLSNPMTSPFILKQPLLNGTVAGASSVKPANIPSIVSLPPVGPADIKVEKGLNGSNFTQSGGAAITDQAKSEHHTATSSDQNFIQSSSPAGKSLDKNAPAIHPVTGSFVTGHQAPSGDLSVKKQSVFSNHKVIAENIERIVNKHVIHPSWAVPSTEYMNTQLNCQICKISIADMEGLLVCDACERGMHLKCLQHYEDQGLPKVEWYCPTCVAHSRGKPLPPKYGKVTRTIVAPKTSMISGVTQPYLQVAAENPAKKDGKQVAANEGVNNQNSNKVGSAVHKSGTLALDTSSKSLSISAAGPQNENVKHDETSYIKKERNSQPCGGILTESAKSCNEGQSSGASTYGSGNLPGQSHIDSSMNSVNNSTLQSTTLSGLEHLDHSPIVSSVENCESAGNSYQHPSKQMASTRTDETHQADEVAKNGIRKPLEQQIMADDSISDYGNAHLVTSNGHICPEHEIIGDLMGEYVGCSTASVVDWVGDALKTVDNKTYYNSCNIEGIIYNLNDHILIASEGSKSVPCKLQSLWEEHDSGSRLAMVNPYFFGSDAPESVSKPCTDEENEVYGSNNQRILLVSAICGPCDVVNVDEFREETKRCQLDNSGSRLHPIFFCSY; from the exons ATGGGGATCgggcggaagcggcggcgcgTGGGCGGGGAGCTGTCGCGGGTGGCGGAGATCGTAATGGTGCTGGCGGCTGCGGGGCAGGCGCGGAGCGGGCGGGCCCCGACGGCGGCGGAGCGGGCGCTCGCGGCGGAGGTGCGGGGCACGCTCGTCGCcgcggtggaggaggtggcgtgGCCCAGGGAGCTGTTCCAGAGGGAGGCGGTGAGCGCGCTCGTCGAGGACCTCGGGCTCACCCACGCCAGGGACCCCGCCGCCGTGGGATACCGCCCGCGCAGGGCATCCATCGCCGACAGGGTCGTCCTCACCAAGCGCAAG ATGGAAGAAGTCAAGGAAGCTCTCGTGCATTCAACAACTAATGTGCCTAAAACGACAATCTCGAGTGGGAAAACTGGATTCCAGCTTGGTGCTTCTAAGTCCACCACTGGATCACCCAGGAACCTCTCAAACCCGATGACATCCCCATTTATCTTGAAGCAACCCCTGTTAAATGGAACAGTAGCAGGAGCATCTTCTGTAAAACCAGCTAACATTCCTTCAATTGTTTCGCTGCCACCTGTTGGCCCTGCAGATATCAAAGTGGAAAAAGGTCTTAATGGTTCTAATTTCACACAAAGTGGAG GTGCAGCAATTACTGATCAGGCAAAATCAGAGCATCACACTGCTACAAGTTCCGATCAGAATTTCATACAGAGTTCCAGTCCGGCAGGAAAATCTCTGGATAAAAATGCACCTGCTATTCACCCTGTGACAGGAAGTTTTGTTACTGGACATCAGGCTCCAAGTGGGGACTTATCTGTTAAAAAACAATCAGTCTTCTCCAATCACAAGGTAATAGCGGAAAACATTGAACGGATTGTAAACAAACATGTTATTCATCCCAGCTGGGCTGTGCCTTCAACTGAGTATATGAATACCCAACTAAACTGTCAGATATGTAAAATTTCTATTGCCGATATGGAAGGTTTGCTTGTTTGTGATGCCTGTGAGAGGGGAATGCACTTAAAATGCCTTCAGCACTATGAGGATCAAGGTCTGCCTAAAGTCGAGTGGTATTGTCCAACGTGCGTGGCACATAGTAGGGGCAAACCCCTGCCTCCAAAATATGGCAAGGTTACAAGAACCATTGTTGCACCAAAGACTAGTATGATTAGTGGTGTTACACAGCCTTATTTGCAGGTAGCAGCAGAAAACCCAGCCAAAAAGGATGGTAAACAAGTGGCAGCAAATGAAGGTGTTAACAATCAGAACTCCAACAAAGTTGGCAGCGCTGTGCACAAGAGTGGTACATTGGCTTTAGACACTAGTTCAAAATCATTATCGATCTCTGCTGCTGGACCTCAAAACGAAAATGTTAAACATGACGAAACTTCATAtataaaaaaggaaagaaatagcCAACCTTGTGGTGGCATACTTACAGAATCTGCAAAATCCTGCAATGAAGGTCAAAGTAGTGGAGCATCGACATATGGTTCTGGCAATCTGCCAGGGCAATCTCATATTGACAGTTCCATGAATTCAGTAAACAATTCCACCCTGCAATCGACCACACTTTCTGGCTTAGAACATTTGGACCATTCTCCCATTGTTTCTTCAGTAGAGAACTGTGAGAGCGCTGGAAACTCTTACCAACATCCAAGCAAACAAATGGCCAGCACTAGAACTGATGAAACACATCAAGCAGATGAAGTTGCTAAGAATGGGATAAGAAAACCACTGGAACAACAAATAATGGCAGATGATTCCATCTCAGATTATGGCAATGCTCATCTGGTGACTTCAAATGGGCACATTTGTCCTGAGCATGAAATTATAGGGGATCTTATGGGTGAATATGTAGGTTGTAGCACAGCTAGTGTTGTGGATTGGGTTGGTGATGCCCTCAAAACTGTTGACAACAAGACTTACTATAACTCTTGTAACATTGAGGGTATAATATACAATCTTAATGATCATATTTTGATTGCCTCAGAAGGTAGCAAGTCTGTTCCGTGTAAGCTGCAG TCACTGTGGGAGGAACATGACTCTGGGTCTAGACTGGCTATGGTCAATCCCTATTTCTTTGGCTCGGATGCTCCAGAATCTGTTAGCAAACCATGTACCGATGAAGAGAATGAG GTATATGGTTCAAATAATCAAAGAATTCTATTGGTTTCTGCTATTTGTGGCCCTTGTGACGTAGTAAATGTTGACGAGTTTAGAGAAGAGACCAAGAGATGCCAGCTAGACAATTCAGGTAGTAGGTTGCATCCGATTTTCTTCTGCAG CTATTAA
- the LOC133926746 gene encoding uncharacterized protein LOC133926746 isoform X2, producing the protein MGIGRKRRRVGGELSRVAEIVMVLAAAGQARSGRAPTAAERALAAEVRGTLVAAVEEVAWPRELFQREAVSALVEDLGLTHARDPAAVGYRPRRASIADRVVLTKRKMEEVKEALVHSTTNVPKTTISSGKTGFQLGASKSTTGSPRNLSNPMTSPFILKQPLLNGTVAGASSVKPANIPSIVSLPPVGPADIKVEKGLNGSNFTQSGAITDQAKSEHHTATSSDQNFIQSSSPAGKSLDKNAPAIHPVTGSFVTGHQAPSGDLSVKKQSVFSNHKVIAENIERIVNKHVIHPSWAVPSTEYMNTQLNCQICKISIADMEGLLVCDACERGMHLKCLQHYEDQGLPKVEWYCPTCVAHSRGKPLPPKYGKVTRTIVAPKTSMISGVTQPYLQVAAENPAKKDGKQVAANEGVNNQNSNKVGSAVHKSGTLALDTSSKSLSISAAGPQNENVKHDETSYIKKERNSQPCGGILTESAKSCNEGQSSGASTYGSGNLPGQSHIDSSMNSVNNSTLQSTTLSGLEHLDHSPIVSSVENCESAGNSYQHPSKQMASTRTDETHQADEVAKNGIRKPLEQQIMADDSISDYGNAHLVTSNGHICPEHEIIGDLMGEYVGCSTASVVDWVGDALKTVDNKTYYNSCNIEGIIYNLNDHILIASEGSKSVPCKLQSLWEEHDSGSRLAMVNPYFFGSDAPESVSKPCTDEENEVYGSNNQRILLVSAICGPCDVVNVDEFREETKRCQLDNSDGSMMNPRAVSIKTIMLIVRWVSDILFLEKLYM; encoded by the exons ATGGGGATCgggcggaagcggcggcgcgTGGGCGGGGAGCTGTCGCGGGTGGCGGAGATCGTAATGGTGCTGGCGGCTGCGGGGCAGGCGCGGAGCGGGCGGGCCCCGACGGCGGCGGAGCGGGCGCTCGCGGCGGAGGTGCGGGGCACGCTCGTCGCcgcggtggaggaggtggcgtgGCCCAGGGAGCTGTTCCAGAGGGAGGCGGTGAGCGCGCTCGTCGAGGACCTCGGGCTCACCCACGCCAGGGACCCCGCCGCCGTGGGATACCGCCCGCGCAGGGCATCCATCGCCGACAGGGTCGTCCTCACCAAGCGCAAG ATGGAAGAAGTCAAGGAAGCTCTCGTGCATTCAACAACTAATGTGCCTAAAACGACAATCTCGAGTGGGAAAACTGGATTCCAGCTTGGTGCTTCTAAGTCCACCACTGGATCACCCAGGAACCTCTCAAACCCGATGACATCCCCATTTATCTTGAAGCAACCCCTGTTAAATGGAACAGTAGCAGGAGCATCTTCTGTAAAACCAGCTAACATTCCTTCAATTGTTTCGCTGCCACCTGTTGGCCCTGCAGATATCAAAGTGGAAAAAGGTCTTAATGGTTCTAATTTCACACAAAGTGGAG CAATTACTGATCAGGCAAAATCAGAGCATCACACTGCTACAAGTTCCGATCAGAATTTCATACAGAGTTCCAGTCCGGCAGGAAAATCTCTGGATAAAAATGCACCTGCTATTCACCCTGTGACAGGAAGTTTTGTTACTGGACATCAGGCTCCAAGTGGGGACTTATCTGTTAAAAAACAATCAGTCTTCTCCAATCACAAGGTAATAGCGGAAAACATTGAACGGATTGTAAACAAACATGTTATTCATCCCAGCTGGGCTGTGCCTTCAACTGAGTATATGAATACCCAACTAAACTGTCAGATATGTAAAATTTCTATTGCCGATATGGAAGGTTTGCTTGTTTGTGATGCCTGTGAGAGGGGAATGCACTTAAAATGCCTTCAGCACTATGAGGATCAAGGTCTGCCTAAAGTCGAGTGGTATTGTCCAACGTGCGTGGCACATAGTAGGGGCAAACCCCTGCCTCCAAAATATGGCAAGGTTACAAGAACCATTGTTGCACCAAAGACTAGTATGATTAGTGGTGTTACACAGCCTTATTTGCAGGTAGCAGCAGAAAACCCAGCCAAAAAGGATGGTAAACAAGTGGCAGCAAATGAAGGTGTTAACAATCAGAACTCCAACAAAGTTGGCAGCGCTGTGCACAAGAGTGGTACATTGGCTTTAGACACTAGTTCAAAATCATTATCGATCTCTGCTGCTGGACCTCAAAACGAAAATGTTAAACATGACGAAACTTCATAtataaaaaaggaaagaaatagcCAACCTTGTGGTGGCATACTTACAGAATCTGCAAAATCCTGCAATGAAGGTCAAAGTAGTGGAGCATCGACATATGGTTCTGGCAATCTGCCAGGGCAATCTCATATTGACAGTTCCATGAATTCAGTAAACAATTCCACCCTGCAATCGACCACACTTTCTGGCTTAGAACATTTGGACCATTCTCCCATTGTTTCTTCAGTAGAGAACTGTGAGAGCGCTGGAAACTCTTACCAACATCCAAGCAAACAAATGGCCAGCACTAGAACTGATGAAACACATCAAGCAGATGAAGTTGCTAAGAATGGGATAAGAAAACCACTGGAACAACAAATAATGGCAGATGATTCCATCTCAGATTATGGCAATGCTCATCTGGTGACTTCAAATGGGCACATTTGTCCTGAGCATGAAATTATAGGGGATCTTATGGGTGAATATGTAGGTTGTAGCACAGCTAGTGTTGTGGATTGGGTTGGTGATGCCCTCAAAACTGTTGACAACAAGACTTACTATAACTCTTGTAACATTGAGGGTATAATATACAATCTTAATGATCATATTTTGATTGCCTCAGAAGGTAGCAAGTCTGTTCCGTGTAAGCTGCAG TCACTGTGGGAGGAACATGACTCTGGGTCTAGACTGGCTATGGTCAATCCCTATTTCTTTGGCTCGGATGCTCCAGAATCTGTTAGCAAACCATGTACCGATGAAGAGAATGAG GTATATGGTTCAAATAATCAAAGAATTCTATTGGTTTCTGCTATTTGTGGCCCTTGTGACGTAGTAAATGTTGACGAGTTTAGAGAAGAGACCAAGAGATGCCAGCTAGACAATTCAG ATGGAAGTATGATGAATCCACGAGCAGTTTCTATAAAGACTATAATGTTGATAGTTAGATGGGTTTCTGacattctttttcttgaaaaattaTACATGTAG
- the LOC133926746 gene encoding uncharacterized protein LOC133926746 isoform X1 → MGIGRKRRRVGGELSRVAEIVMVLAAAGQARSGRAPTAAERALAAEVRGTLVAAVEEVAWPRELFQREAVSALVEDLGLTHARDPAAVGYRPRRASIADRVVLTKRKMEEVKEALVHSTTNVPKTTISSGKTGFQLGASKSTTGSPRNLSNPMTSPFILKQPLLNGTVAGASSVKPANIPSIVSLPPVGPADIKVEKGLNGSNFTQSGGAAITDQAKSEHHTATSSDQNFIQSSSPAGKSLDKNAPAIHPVTGSFVTGHQAPSGDLSVKKQSVFSNHKVIAENIERIVNKHVIHPSWAVPSTEYMNTQLNCQICKISIADMEGLLVCDACERGMHLKCLQHYEDQGLPKVEWYCPTCVAHSRGKPLPPKYGKVTRTIVAPKTSMISGVTQPYLQVAAENPAKKDGKQVAANEGVNNQNSNKVGSAVHKSGTLALDTSSKSLSISAAGPQNENVKHDETSYIKKERNSQPCGGILTESAKSCNEGQSSGASTYGSGNLPGQSHIDSSMNSVNNSTLQSTTLSGLEHLDHSPIVSSVENCESAGNSYQHPSKQMASTRTDETHQADEVAKNGIRKPLEQQIMADDSISDYGNAHLVTSNGHICPEHEIIGDLMGEYVGCSTASVVDWVGDALKTVDNKTYYNSCNIEGIIYNLNDHILIASEGSKSVPCKLQSLWEEHDSGSRLAMVNPYFFGSDAPESVSKPCTDEENEVYGSNNQRILLVSAICGPCDVVNVDEFREETKRCQLDNSDGSMMNPRAVSIKTIMLIVRWVSDILFLEKLYM, encoded by the exons ATGGGGATCgggcggaagcggcggcgcgTGGGCGGGGAGCTGTCGCGGGTGGCGGAGATCGTAATGGTGCTGGCGGCTGCGGGGCAGGCGCGGAGCGGGCGGGCCCCGACGGCGGCGGAGCGGGCGCTCGCGGCGGAGGTGCGGGGCACGCTCGTCGCcgcggtggaggaggtggcgtgGCCCAGGGAGCTGTTCCAGAGGGAGGCGGTGAGCGCGCTCGTCGAGGACCTCGGGCTCACCCACGCCAGGGACCCCGCCGCCGTGGGATACCGCCCGCGCAGGGCATCCATCGCCGACAGGGTCGTCCTCACCAAGCGCAAG ATGGAAGAAGTCAAGGAAGCTCTCGTGCATTCAACAACTAATGTGCCTAAAACGACAATCTCGAGTGGGAAAACTGGATTCCAGCTTGGTGCTTCTAAGTCCACCACTGGATCACCCAGGAACCTCTCAAACCCGATGACATCCCCATTTATCTTGAAGCAACCCCTGTTAAATGGAACAGTAGCAGGAGCATCTTCTGTAAAACCAGCTAACATTCCTTCAATTGTTTCGCTGCCACCTGTTGGCCCTGCAGATATCAAAGTGGAAAAAGGTCTTAATGGTTCTAATTTCACACAAAGTGGAG GTGCAGCAATTACTGATCAGGCAAAATCAGAGCATCACACTGCTACAAGTTCCGATCAGAATTTCATACAGAGTTCCAGTCCGGCAGGAAAATCTCTGGATAAAAATGCACCTGCTATTCACCCTGTGACAGGAAGTTTTGTTACTGGACATCAGGCTCCAAGTGGGGACTTATCTGTTAAAAAACAATCAGTCTTCTCCAATCACAAGGTAATAGCGGAAAACATTGAACGGATTGTAAACAAACATGTTATTCATCCCAGCTGGGCTGTGCCTTCAACTGAGTATATGAATACCCAACTAAACTGTCAGATATGTAAAATTTCTATTGCCGATATGGAAGGTTTGCTTGTTTGTGATGCCTGTGAGAGGGGAATGCACTTAAAATGCCTTCAGCACTATGAGGATCAAGGTCTGCCTAAAGTCGAGTGGTATTGTCCAACGTGCGTGGCACATAGTAGGGGCAAACCCCTGCCTCCAAAATATGGCAAGGTTACAAGAACCATTGTTGCACCAAAGACTAGTATGATTAGTGGTGTTACACAGCCTTATTTGCAGGTAGCAGCAGAAAACCCAGCCAAAAAGGATGGTAAACAAGTGGCAGCAAATGAAGGTGTTAACAATCAGAACTCCAACAAAGTTGGCAGCGCTGTGCACAAGAGTGGTACATTGGCTTTAGACACTAGTTCAAAATCATTATCGATCTCTGCTGCTGGACCTCAAAACGAAAATGTTAAACATGACGAAACTTCATAtataaaaaaggaaagaaatagcCAACCTTGTGGTGGCATACTTACAGAATCTGCAAAATCCTGCAATGAAGGTCAAAGTAGTGGAGCATCGACATATGGTTCTGGCAATCTGCCAGGGCAATCTCATATTGACAGTTCCATGAATTCAGTAAACAATTCCACCCTGCAATCGACCACACTTTCTGGCTTAGAACATTTGGACCATTCTCCCATTGTTTCTTCAGTAGAGAACTGTGAGAGCGCTGGAAACTCTTACCAACATCCAAGCAAACAAATGGCCAGCACTAGAACTGATGAAACACATCAAGCAGATGAAGTTGCTAAGAATGGGATAAGAAAACCACTGGAACAACAAATAATGGCAGATGATTCCATCTCAGATTATGGCAATGCTCATCTGGTGACTTCAAATGGGCACATTTGTCCTGAGCATGAAATTATAGGGGATCTTATGGGTGAATATGTAGGTTGTAGCACAGCTAGTGTTGTGGATTGGGTTGGTGATGCCCTCAAAACTGTTGACAACAAGACTTACTATAACTCTTGTAACATTGAGGGTATAATATACAATCTTAATGATCATATTTTGATTGCCTCAGAAGGTAGCAAGTCTGTTCCGTGTAAGCTGCAG TCACTGTGGGAGGAACATGACTCTGGGTCTAGACTGGCTATGGTCAATCCCTATTTCTTTGGCTCGGATGCTCCAGAATCTGTTAGCAAACCATGTACCGATGAAGAGAATGAG GTATATGGTTCAAATAATCAAAGAATTCTATTGGTTTCTGCTATTTGTGGCCCTTGTGACGTAGTAAATGTTGACGAGTTTAGAGAAGAGACCAAGAGATGCCAGCTAGACAATTCAG ATGGAAGTATGATGAATCCACGAGCAGTTTCTATAAAGACTATAATGTTGATAGTTAGATGGGTTTCTGacattctttttcttgaaaaattaTACATGTAG
- the LOC133926746 gene encoding uncharacterized protein LOC133926746 isoform X6 codes for MGIGRKRRRVGGELSRVAEIVMVLAAAGQARSGRAPTAAERALAAEVRGTLVAAVEEVAWPRELFQREAVSALVEDLGLTHARDPAAVGYRPRRASIADRVVLTKRKMEEVKEALVHSTTNVPKTTISSGKTGFQLGASKSTTGSPRNLSNPMTSPFILKQPLLNGTVAGASSVKPANIPSIVSLPPVGPADIKVEKGLNGSNFTQSGGAAITDQAKSEHHTATSSDQNFIQSSSPAGKSLDKNAPAIHPVTGSFVTGHQAPSGDLSVKKQSVFSNHKVIAENIERIVNKHVIHPSWAVPSTEYMNTQLNCQICKISIADMEGLLVCDACERGMHLKCLQHYEDQGLPKVEWYCPTCVAHSRGKPLPPKYGKVTRTIVAPKTSMISGVTQPYLQVAAENPAKKDGKQVAANEGVNNQNSNKVGSAVHKSGTLALDTSSKSLSISAAGPQNENVKHDETSYIKKERNSQPCGGILTESAKSCNEGQSSGASTYGSGNLPGQSHIDSSMNSVNNSTLQSTTLSGLEHLDHSPIVSSVENCESAGNSYQHPSKQMASTRTDETHQADEVAKNGIRKPLEQQIMADDSISDYGNAHLVTSNGHICPEHEIIGDLMGEYVGCSTASVVDWVGDALKTVDNKTYYNSCNIEGIIYNLNDHILIASEGSKSVPCKLQSLWEEHDSGSRLAMVNPYFFGSDAPESVSKPCTDEENEVYGSNNQRILLVSAICGPCDVVNVDEFREETKRCQLDNSAIKPKEKLYMRLLLAIKI; via the exons ATGGGGATCgggcggaagcggcggcgcgTGGGCGGGGAGCTGTCGCGGGTGGCGGAGATCGTAATGGTGCTGGCGGCTGCGGGGCAGGCGCGGAGCGGGCGGGCCCCGACGGCGGCGGAGCGGGCGCTCGCGGCGGAGGTGCGGGGCACGCTCGTCGCcgcggtggaggaggtggcgtgGCCCAGGGAGCTGTTCCAGAGGGAGGCGGTGAGCGCGCTCGTCGAGGACCTCGGGCTCACCCACGCCAGGGACCCCGCCGCCGTGGGATACCGCCCGCGCAGGGCATCCATCGCCGACAGGGTCGTCCTCACCAAGCGCAAG ATGGAAGAAGTCAAGGAAGCTCTCGTGCATTCAACAACTAATGTGCCTAAAACGACAATCTCGAGTGGGAAAACTGGATTCCAGCTTGGTGCTTCTAAGTCCACCACTGGATCACCCAGGAACCTCTCAAACCCGATGACATCCCCATTTATCTTGAAGCAACCCCTGTTAAATGGAACAGTAGCAGGAGCATCTTCTGTAAAACCAGCTAACATTCCTTCAATTGTTTCGCTGCCACCTGTTGGCCCTGCAGATATCAAAGTGGAAAAAGGTCTTAATGGTTCTAATTTCACACAAAGTGGAG GTGCAGCAATTACTGATCAGGCAAAATCAGAGCATCACACTGCTACAAGTTCCGATCAGAATTTCATACAGAGTTCCAGTCCGGCAGGAAAATCTCTGGATAAAAATGCACCTGCTATTCACCCTGTGACAGGAAGTTTTGTTACTGGACATCAGGCTCCAAGTGGGGACTTATCTGTTAAAAAACAATCAGTCTTCTCCAATCACAAGGTAATAGCGGAAAACATTGAACGGATTGTAAACAAACATGTTATTCATCCCAGCTGGGCTGTGCCTTCAACTGAGTATATGAATACCCAACTAAACTGTCAGATATGTAAAATTTCTATTGCCGATATGGAAGGTTTGCTTGTTTGTGATGCCTGTGAGAGGGGAATGCACTTAAAATGCCTTCAGCACTATGAGGATCAAGGTCTGCCTAAAGTCGAGTGGTATTGTCCAACGTGCGTGGCACATAGTAGGGGCAAACCCCTGCCTCCAAAATATGGCAAGGTTACAAGAACCATTGTTGCACCAAAGACTAGTATGATTAGTGGTGTTACACAGCCTTATTTGCAGGTAGCAGCAGAAAACCCAGCCAAAAAGGATGGTAAACAAGTGGCAGCAAATGAAGGTGTTAACAATCAGAACTCCAACAAAGTTGGCAGCGCTGTGCACAAGAGTGGTACATTGGCTTTAGACACTAGTTCAAAATCATTATCGATCTCTGCTGCTGGACCTCAAAACGAAAATGTTAAACATGACGAAACTTCATAtataaaaaaggaaagaaatagcCAACCTTGTGGTGGCATACTTACAGAATCTGCAAAATCCTGCAATGAAGGTCAAAGTAGTGGAGCATCGACATATGGTTCTGGCAATCTGCCAGGGCAATCTCATATTGACAGTTCCATGAATTCAGTAAACAATTCCACCCTGCAATCGACCACACTTTCTGGCTTAGAACATTTGGACCATTCTCCCATTGTTTCTTCAGTAGAGAACTGTGAGAGCGCTGGAAACTCTTACCAACATCCAAGCAAACAAATGGCCAGCACTAGAACTGATGAAACACATCAAGCAGATGAAGTTGCTAAGAATGGGATAAGAAAACCACTGGAACAACAAATAATGGCAGATGATTCCATCTCAGATTATGGCAATGCTCATCTGGTGACTTCAAATGGGCACATTTGTCCTGAGCATGAAATTATAGGGGATCTTATGGGTGAATATGTAGGTTGTAGCACAGCTAGTGTTGTGGATTGGGTTGGTGATGCCCTCAAAACTGTTGACAACAAGACTTACTATAACTCTTGTAACATTGAGGGTATAATATACAATCTTAATGATCATATTTTGATTGCCTCAGAAGGTAGCAAGTCTGTTCCGTGTAAGCTGCAG TCACTGTGGGAGGAACATGACTCTGGGTCTAGACTGGCTATGGTCAATCCCTATTTCTTTGGCTCGGATGCTCCAGAATCTGTTAGCAAACCATGTACCGATGAAGAGAATGAG GTATATGGTTCAAATAATCAAAGAATTCTATTGGTTTCTGCTATTTGTGGCCCTTGTGACGTAGTAAATGTTGACGAGTTTAGAGAAGAGACCAAGAGATGCCAGCTAGACAATTCAG CTATTAAACCAAAGGAGAAGCTGTACATGCGCTTGTTGCTGGCTATCAAAATCTGA